A region of the bacterium genome:
AATCACGAATCTCTTCAAGCAGCATTTCGGACTTCGGCGGCGGCGGCGGCGCGGCGGGCGCGGCCTGTTCCTTGCGGCGAGCGGCATTCATGGCTTTGACGAGAATGAAGATTGCGAACGCAGTGATCAGGAAGGTGACAATCGCATTGAACCAGTCGCCCCACGCCATGACCACCGCACCGGCAGCCTGCGCGGCAGCTAATGATGGATACGGCCCAGCCGTGGTTCCCTGCTTGATAACCAGGAATAGATTGGAGAAATCGACATTGCCCAGCAACAGTCCGATAGGGGGCATAATGATGCCATTTACCAGCTTGGAAACAATGGGGCCGAAAGCGGCGCCCATGATGATACCAACGGCCATGTCCAGGACATTGCCGCGCATCGCAAACTCTTTGAATTCCTTTAACATACGTAACTCCCTGTGAAGTGAGGCGGTATATTGTAATATATGGCTATCTATGTTCAGAAACAAACATCCTGAAAACAAGCAGGGCCGTCACAAAGTGACGGCCCTTGCTGCAAAATATTTGCAATCGCCTACATTCCGGCCTGCACGTGCTCCGACAGCCAGATGGTCGTCTCGAGCAAATCAGTCTCGTGTCCTGCCCCGTAGACAAGAGCATGCACAAAGCCATCGGCGCCGATTACGTAAATGCAGGGACGCTTGGCCGCATTCAAATCGAGATCCAAGGCTTCCTCACTCTGCACAAAGTTGATGCGCCAGCGCGTGCCGTTGCGGTCCGTTTCGGAAATGACTTCAGGCGCATTGGCAGCATTCCCGCCG
Encoded here:
- the mscL gene encoding large conductance mechanosensitive channel protein MscL; this encodes MLKEFKEFAMRGNVLDMAVGIIMGAAFGPIVSKLVNGIIMPPIGLLLGNVDFSNLFLVIKQGTTAGPYPSLAAAQAAGAVVMAWGDWFNAIVTFLITAFAIFILVKAMNAARRKEQAAPAAPPPPPKSEMLLEEIRDLLKK